The Trichoderma atroviride chromosome 5, complete sequence genome contains a region encoding:
- a CDS encoding uncharacterized protein (EggNog:ENOG41) yields the protein MSRETPTVFPKWTPGTLDIHHIDTGCGNATLIVGPDGTAIVIDCGTSKDIPLGQDGSRRPGELVARYALRNSPSTTLDYLIATHVHPDHVGDVHSDKTAMGSGFQLTGLSDVDHLMPATLVIDRAYPDYGLRPPLRAPFADNYLAWLDARRRQGRQIARIAVGSTSQVKLRSPQDYPTFSIRTLAANGSVWTGTGHESRSLFPDLSALPPEALPDENKCSMAFLVSYGLFCYYTGGDLTCDTYDGRYPWMDVETPVAEAAGKVDVAVANHHGYFDACGPDFVGLLDAATYIIPAWHVTHPGMAQLQRMLGAWPGVKRRNVFATRMLPENGLVNSRFTSEMRSRQGHVVVRVEPGGGSYRIFVLDSSSELDYVTAEFGPYMCS from the coding sequence ATGTCCCGAGAAACACCTACAGTATTCCCCAAGTGGACACCAGGAACCCTCGATATCCACCACATCGACACCGGGTGCGGCAATGCCACCCTGATTGTCGGACCAGACGGGACAGCCATTGTCATTGACTGTGGGACCTCCAAGGATATTCCCCTGGGACAAGACGGCTCGCGCCGCCCCGGCGAGCTGGTGGCCCGCTATGCTCTTCGCAACAGCCCCAGCACGACGCTGGACTATCTCATCGCCACCCACGTCCATCCGGACCACGTCGGCGATGTCCATTCCGACAAGACCGCCATGGGCAGCGGCTTCCAGCTGACGGGCCTCAGCGACGTCGACCACCTCATGCCGGCGACGCTCGTCATCGACCGCGCCTATCCCGACTACGGCTTGCGGCCACCGCTGCGAGCCCCCTTCGCCGACAACTATCTGGCCTGGCTCGATGCCAGGCGGCGACAAGGCCGTCAAATCGCCCGCATCGCCGTCGGTTCAACCAGCCAAGTAAAACTACGCTCCCCTCAAGACTACCCGACATTCTCCATCCGGACGCTCGCCGCCAACGGCTCCGTGTGGACCGGCACCGGGCACGAGAGCCGCTCGCTCTTCCCGGACCTCAGCGCCTTACCCCCCGAGGCACTCCCGGACGAGAACAAGTGCTCCATGGCATTTCTCGTGTCGTACGGCCTCTTCTGCTACTACACCGGCGGCGACCTCACCTGCGACACGTACGACGGCCGCTATCCCTGGATGGACGTCGAAACGCCCGTGGCCGAGGCCGCAGGCAAAGTCGACGTGGCCGTTGCCAACCACCACGGCTACTTTGATGCCTGCGGACCGGACTTTGTTGGCCTGCTCGACGCCGCGACGTACATCATTCCGGCCTGGCACGTCACGCATCCGGGAatggcccagctgcagcgcATGCTTGGGGCGTGGCCGGGCGTGAAGCGCCGCAACGTCTTTGCTACTAGAATGTTGCCGGAGAATGGCCTTGTCAACAGTCGTTTCACTTCTGAGATGCGCAGTCGGCAGGGCCATGTGGTGGTTCGCGTAGAGCCGGGCGGGGGTAGTTATAGAATCTTTGTGCTTGACAGTAGTAGCGAACTGGACTATGTGACTGCTGAATTTGGTCCTTATATGTGTAGCTGA
- a CDS encoding uncharacterized protein (EggNog:ENOG41) yields the protein MMAALAKTQRIDEFNGGVFIKGFSTMLIPTNFIEGVIIWHLQYRADGDHISYFDACVPHASINTSDIEQSRNIVGWCSQADLFAGANEAKYNVQRSGLPRPTADCVLHNISISAGKYITGGVNFAMGVKDQPIHLTRGSYTPKLEWIHKKFVVLWDERYKRGWLVNGTTALLHLSRAALKRKQESPFRSLLLFKPGSMEEATERLTAESAVQVLTNERNMKLKIYRDKSQHNERVVWRGTEKETVVYEEEKFYRFQDLVDDLYNVLEKMVEYQYHVANRDGVSVKCRVRKHLDGWEFDDIIENQDCRPSVATLEAMGYGWVNLITEIGAVTLLGRDFGDIIQPSGTETLCDRWSQMPMGGYFLGACVSDLANIIRSHGNEEQLRLTNNISWHNRPFESCRCHRASSSKHSYLVQELSKSKDDKRLRSNGSNDSSGSKAYTTASLDLRGAVIFSHNYQLAFKQDDVEKSATSTKSTKSKPLLAPKASTGDGDAGPSRIQLLVEGNESNLTLDAGQLTPMLESATSEHCDSQPGLHESQTEASIDDSLATSISNVQGHSVSKDSSNIIEEKPLATAPVSQENGGIDSRQGKGRLGRWRHFKQRLSHFSKK from the exons ATGATGGCGGCACTTGCTAAGACGCAACGGATTGACGAGTTTAATGGCGGAGTTTTCATCAAAGGGTTTTCGACTATGCTAATCCCCACTAACTTCATCGAAGGCGTTATTATATGGCATTTGCAATATAGGGCTGATGGAGATCACATCTCTTATTTTGATGCTTGCGTGCCTCACGCATCGATCAACACTTCTGACATTGAGCAATCTCGAAATATCGTTGGATGGTGTTCGCAAGCAGACCTCTTCGCTG GAGCCAATGAGGCCAAGTATAACGTGCAAAGGTCAGGCCTGCCTAGGCCAACCGCAGACTGTGTGCTTCACAACATTTCTATATCCGCCGGAAAATATATAACCGGAGGCGTTAATTTTGCGATGGGTGTTAAAGACCAACCTATCCATCTAACAAGGGGAAGTTACACGCCAAAGCTTGAGTGGATTCATAAGAAGTTTGTTGTACTCTGGGATGAAAGATATAAGCGTGGCTGGCTAGTCAATGGCACAACCGCTTTACTACACCTTTCTCGAGCAGCTTTAAAGCGCAAACAAGAGAGTCCGTTCAGATCTCTGCTGCTTTTCAAGCCTGGTTCCATGGAAGAAGCCACTGAACGATTAACGGCAGAATCTGCAGTTCAGGTACTTACAAATGAACGCAACATGAAGCTAAAGATATACCGAGATAAAAGCCAGCATAATGAAAGAGTGGTCTGGAGAGGAACAGAAAAGGAGACTGTTGTCTATGAAGAGGAGAAATTTTACCGTTTTCAAGATCTAGTCGACGATCTCTATAACGtcctggagaagatggtggagTACCAATACCATGTTGCGAATAGAGACGGAGTGAGCGTGAAGTGCAGAGTTCGCAAACACCTTGACGGCTGGGAGTTTGACGACATTATCGAGAACCAAGATTGCCGTCCCAGCGTTGCAACGCTAGAAGCAATGGGCTATGGATGGGTGAATCTTATTACGGAAATTGGCGCCGTCACTTTGCTTGGTAGGGATTTTGGCGACATCATTCAGCCTTCTGGTACCGAGACACTCTGTGATCGCTGGTCTCAAATGCCAATGGGTGGATATTTTCTTGGGGCTTGTGTCTCGGATCTTGCCAACATTATACGATCGCATGGAAACGAAGAGCAGCTGAGGCTTACGAATAACATCAGTTGGCACAATAGGCCGTTTGAGTCATGCCGATGCCATCGAGCATCTTCGTCGAAGCACTCTTATCTGGTACAAGAGCTAAGCAAGTCAAAAGACGACAAGAGATTAAGGAGCAACGGTAGCAACGATAGCAGCGGTAGCAAAGCTTATACCACCGCGTCGCTAGATCTTCGAGGCGCAGTCATCTTTAGCCACAACTACCAGCTGGCCTTTAAGCAAGACGATGTTGAGAAATCTGCGACATCTACCAAATCTACCAAATCTAAGCCTTTACTGGCCCCAAAAGCTTCAACtggggatggagatgccggCCCAAGTCGAATTCAACTACTCGTTGAAGGAAATGAGAGCAATTTAACCTTGGACGCTGGGCAGTTGACACCGATGCTTGAATCAGCTACGAGTGAGCACTGCGATTCGCAGCCGGGTCTGCACGAATCGCAAACGGAAGCCAGCATCGATGATTCGTTGGCCACATCAATCTCGAATGTTCAGGGGCACAGTGTCTCAAAGGACTCTTCAAATATTATAGAAGAAAAACCACTTGCTACAGCCCCTGTAAGCCAAGAGAATGGTGGCATAGACTCGCGACAAGGGAAAGGCAGACTGGGTAGATGGAGGCACTTTAAGCAGCGACTTTCTCATTTTTCTAAGAAATAG
- a CDS encoding uncharacterized protein (EggNog:ENOG41), whose translation MATETRTHGDYTVGWICASSIERRAAMAMLDELHEPLPTPEYDRNIYTLGSIGKHNVVIACPPMGTAAPYIISMTNIFRAINFSLLVGVGSGIPPDVRLGDVVVGTLEGHNPKEMMLNPLVEAENSVHVETWAATPPQPLLEALKKIKTEYELSGSRIPEYLERLKRDSPALASRYLKSDSLQDLLFDADYGHVTPDFANLSFIPREENDCRFCDKTMTVKRKPREMRVHYGLIASADREIKSAPLRDRLCRNFGGKVLCIDMDIARIKILFPSHYPCLVVRGICDYADSHKNMEWRDHAAIMAAAYAKDLLQYVFIEHADRRPNVKRVTGQTIDYQAPPTQQPLAPAVLQTAYEYIFQNPRPAPQHPGPGSGTTLITHVPQSSSRPIYPSPPTPPLRPRAPLPLSLRPRAPLPPPPRLRLVPLPPPLRPQAPLPPPLRPRAPLPPPLSQPYAPDFPPWMPFSYNANIEIHAAISTDETDDLSTKLTLLSEQDLQILEWLTPVDYGPRHRDFLRRWQPETGLWLLDSAEYKTWLSTKKQTLFCPGDIGSGKTILTSAVINDVKTRFQINPVVGIAYIYCDHRHKETQQIDELIASILKQLTQKLFSLPDCIRQMYEKHKYGQTRPSLNEILGVLHTIIGEYSRVFIIVDALDECPTSSGCRQTFLKELSNLQNQFGVNCFATSRLDPDIIAQFRTNSISLEIRENAKDVQLYVKRYMEQLPAFTELDQWQQETMLVKVLEHVDKSFLPAAIFVHLLEEKLHSEPSITRAVEDMLKPNLELTAEGEAGAEASIQILSELEHNSEQDVVTESSTVRNEGAWATDLSSRGQFSDSGYASMPRDPTKRSEVSKNEAIMEESYNMIAESESNNVLEELASTDQVDNMTDDADDRTEYSAATSLGDSRIEQLVSQLADQLIGEVFLDGLDDRSMETVFSTLQDLLKSFALKIGFNAQSQITRDIMYYTHKYSRNIARLLETRLSNRDQDRDQSGNRIAPELSQEMTRDWLDNLDNLDDLDELEPYNVPDNQDEEEDLEVDHPDQGYEEDGETNAFNLSAHRDLISASAAYHWLLVTLRRESLLELKCSKMEDIRQTILSSLKANQKISRSRPAEAFRTTFFINWDPIAFLTEQLYDESPEEAIDKVITLTGSAKNAQALTTVQYLRQTWPTTGEHVLQLVKNVLRGGSW comes from the exons ATGGCTACCGAGACACGAACACATGGCGACTATACTGTGGGATGGATCTGCGCCTCGTCGATCGAAAGGAGAGCGGCAATGGCCATGCTGGACGAATTGCATGAACCTCTACCAACGCCAGAATATGATCGAAATATATACACTCTTGGGTCTATCGGCAAACACAACGTTGTTATTGCATGCCCGCCGATGGGAACAGCTGCACCATATATCATTTCTATGACCAACATATTTCGCGCAATAAATTTCAGCTTGTTGGTTGGCGTTGGCAGCGGCATCCCACCCGATGTTAGACTCGGCGACGTCGTCGTTGGCACACTCGAAGGCCACAATCCTAAAGAAATGATGTTGAACCCACTAGTAGAAGCGGAGAATTCGGTACACGTCGAGACATGGGCCGCTACTCCACCACAGCCACTTCTCGAAGCTctcaaaaaaataaagaccGAGTATGAACTATCTGGATCTAGGATACCAGAATATCTGGAGAGGTTGAAACGAGACTCTCCGGCATTGGCATCGAGATACCTCAAATCCGATTCTCTCCAAGATCTGTTATTCGATGCAGACTACGGTCATGTTACACCAGATTTTGCGAATCTCAGTTTCATTCCTAGGGAAGAGAATGACTGTCGATTCTGTGACAAGACGATGACTGTGAAGAGAAAGCCTAGAGAAATGCGTGTCCACTACGGTTTAATCGCTTCGGCCGATCGAGAGATTAAAAGCGCGCCCTTACGAGATAGGCTTTGTCGAAATTTCGGGGGGAAAGTTCTGTGTATTGACATGGATATAGCAAGGATAAAGATTCTATTCCCGAGTCATTATCCATGCCTTGTCGTTCGAGGAATCTGCGATTATGCAGACTCCCATAAAAATATGGAATGGCGGGACCACGCTGCCATCATGGCGGCAGCATATGCGAAAGACCTCCTGCAGTACGTCTTTATAGAACATGCTGATCGACGGCCGAATGTGAAGCGTGTAACTGGCCAGACCATCGACTATCAGGCACCACCAACTCAGCAGCCCTTGGCTCCCGCCGTACTGCAAACAGCCTACGAGTATATATTCCAAAATCCTCGTCCAGCCCCTCAACATCCCGGACCTGGCTCAGGTACTACATTGATAACCCATGTTCCTCAATCAAGCTCCCGCCCTATatatccttctcctcctaCTCCACCTCTTaggcctcgagctcctctgcctctttctcttaGGCCTCGggctcctctgcctccaccTCCTAGGCTTCGGCTGGttcctctgcctccaccTCTTAGGCCTCAggctcctctgcctccaccTCTTAGGCCTCGggctcctctgcctccaccACTATCCCAACCTTATGCACCAGATTTTCCCCCATGGATGCCCTTCTCTTACAACGCAAACATTGAGA TTCACGCCGCCATATCTACAGATGAAACCGATGACTTGTCAACAAAACTAACTCTACTTAGTGAACAAGATCTTCAGATCCTAGAATGGCTGACACCAGTTGACTACGGCCCTCGACATAGGGACTTCCTGAGAAGGTGGCAGCCGGAGACAGGTTTGTGGCTCCTGGACTCGGCAGAATACAAAACATGGTTAAGTACCAAAAAGCAAACTCTTTTCTGTCCCGGAGATATCGGAAGTGGAAAGACCATTCTCACTTCGGCTGTAATCAACGATGTTAAAACGAGGTTCCAAATCAATCCCGTGGTTGGTATTGCTTACATCTATTGCGATCACCGGCACAAAGAGACACAGCAAATTGACGAGTTAATTGCCAGCATACTTAAACAACTAACCCAAAAATTGTTTTCTTTACCGGATTGCATAAGGCAAATGTACGAAAAGCATAAATACGGACAAACGCGTCCATCTCTAAATGAGATTTTGGGAGTATTACATACTATAATTGGGGAGTACTCACGAGTCTTCATAATTGTTGATGCGCTTGATGAATGTCCAACGTCTTCTGGCTGTCGAcaaacttttttaaaagagCTCTCCAATCTCCAAAACCAGTTTGGAGTCAACTGCTTTGCAACCTCCAGGCTAGATCCAGACATAATTGCCCAGTTCAGAACGAATAGCATATCGCTGGAGATTCGAGAAAATGCCAAGGATGTACAGCTATACGTAAAAAGATACATGGAGCAACTACCGGCTTTTACCGAACTGGATCAATGGCAGCAGGAAACAATGTTGGTCAAGGTCCTGGAACACGTTGATAAAAG TTTTCTCCCAGCGGCAATTTTTGTACATTTGCTCGAGGAGAAGCTACATAGCGAACCATCGATCACGAGAGCAGTGGAAGATATGCTGAAGCCTAATCTGGAATTGACAGCAGAAGGAGAGGCTGGGGCCGAGGCTTCTATACAGATTTTGTCCGAATTGGAACATAATTCTGAACAAGACGTGGTCACAGAATCCAGCACTGTTCGAAATGAAGGAGCATGGGCCACAGACTTGTCATCAAGAGGGCAGTTTTCAGATTCAGGATATGCTTCTATGCCACGTGATCCGACAAAAAGATCTGAAGTTTCCAAAAATGAAGCAATAATGGAAGAGTCTTATAACATGATTGCAGAATCAGAATCTAACAACGTTCTGGAAGAACTTGCGTCTACTGATCAAGTAGACAACATGACAGATGATGCAGACGACAGGACAGAGTACTCAGCTGCGACAAGCTTGGGAGATTCCAGAATAGAGCAACTCGTTTCGCAATTAGCCGACCAGTTGATTGGCGAAGTGTTTTTGGACGGGCTTGATGATCGATCGATGGAAACTGTCTTTAGTACTCTCCAAGACCTTCTCAAAAGTTTCGCGCTTAAAATTGGTTTCAACGCCCAGTCTCAAATAACAAGAGACATCATGTATTACACACACAAGTATAGCAG AAACATCGCTCGCCTACTTGAAACACGGCTGAGTAATAGAGATCAAGATCGTGACCAATCTGGCAATAGGATAGCTCCGGAACTTTCTCAAGAAATGACCAGAGATTGGCTTGATAACCTTGATAACCTTGACGATTTGGACGAACTTGAGCCCTACAACGTCCCAGACAAtcaagatgaggaagaagatctTGAAGTAGATCATCCAGACCAAGGttatgaagaagatggagagacgAATGCTTTCAATCTCAGCGCACACCGCGATCTTATCAGTGCATCTGCTGCATATCACTGGCTTCTCGTAACTTTGAGAAGAGAGTCACTGTTGGAACTAAAGTGTTCCAAGATGGAAGATATCAGACAAACGATTCTTTCCTCTTTAAAAGCGAACCAGAAGATAAGTAGGTCGAGACCTGCAGAGGCTTTCCGTACAaccttcttcatcaactGGGATCCCATCGCTTTTCTTACAGAACAACTATACGATGAGAGTCCAGAAGAGGCGATTGATAAAGTAATTACTCTAACGGGATCTGCAAAAAATGCCCAGGCACTAACAACTGTGCAATATCTGCGTCAAACTTGGCCAACAACTGGCGAGCACGTCTTGCAACTGGTAAAGAACGTGCTAAGGGGGGGCTCGTGGTGA
- a CDS encoding uncharacterized protein (antiSMASH:Cluster_5.2) — protein sequence MARGNETGSGSADIQPSIRFSAYYDPRSARPSLSFPPISRTLSNGTEVIRVGRYSERDNHALASVAGNQASAAPVGFKSKVVSRRHCEFWYENGKWFIKDVKSSSGTFLNHIRLSPPSQESKAFPVNDGDIVQLGIDFKGGEEMIFRCVKMRLELNRGWQTKPNTFNMAAHKRLRTMASNGGASASGSSSQDCSICLNSIAPCQSLFVAPCSHTWHFKCVRALLTSPQYPIFICPNCRAGADLEADVEEPTEEWQNMDDFEEPEQPEQPVLATIVHATVPDIEEEAASPFASPIDDPVEATVQETDAMDVTVNITSAASPTSSPTALHATSEPLPIRGAGRASHLRDSGTPSPPSGGAEGIITPRNNAGPWVFDGRAGRQPANGTAEMTSLDSAAEADTTTHESSDDAASR from the exons ATGGCGAGAGGCAACGAAACCggttctggctctgctgACATCCAGCCGTCCATTCGCTTCTCCGCGTACTACGACCCTCGTTCCGCCAGACCCTCGCTGTCATTCCCGCCCATCTCCAGAACGCTCTCCAACGGCACCGAAGTCATCCGCGTTGGGCGATACTCGGAGCGTGATAACCATGCTCTAGCCAGTGTGGCCGGCAACCAAGCTTCTGCGGCGCCAGTAGGCTTCAAGAGCAAGGTCGTCAGTCGACGACACTGCGAGTTCTGGTACGAGAATGGGAAATGGTTCATCAAGGACGTCAAGAGCTCGTCTGGCACCTTTCTTAACCACATCAGACTCAGCCCGCCTTCGCAGGAGAGCAAGGCATTTCCTGTCAATGACGGAGACATCGTCCAGCTAGGCATTGACTTCAagggcggcgaggagatgATTTTCCGCTGTGTCAAGATGAGACTGGAGCTGAACCGCGGGTGGCAGACCAAGCCGAATACGTTCAA CATGGCTGCCCACAAGCGACTACGCACCATGGCATCAAATGGAGGAGCTTCAGCGTCAGGCTCCAGCTCTCAGGACTGCTCCATTTGCCTCAATTCGATTGCG CCCTGCCAATCTCTATTCGTCGCTCCCTGCTCTCATACGTGGCACTTCAAGTGCGTGCGTGCCTTACTCACATCACCTCAAtatcccatcttcatctgcccCAATTGCCGCGCAGGTGCCGACCTGGAAGCCGATGTCGAGGAACCCACAGAAGAGTGGCAGAACATGGATGACTTTGAGGAGCCCGAGCAGCCCGAGCAGCCGGTGCTCGCTACGATTGTCCATGCAACTGTTCCCGatattgaagaagaagccgcaTCCCCTTTCGCCTCACCGATAGACGATCCAGTAGAGGCGACGGTGCAGGAAACAGATGCCATGGACGTGACCGTCAACATCACTTCGGCCGCCAGTCCCACAAGCAGCCCGACGGCACTACATGCCACCTCCGAGCCGTTGCCTATTAGGGGTGCTGGACGGGCTAGTCATTTGCGAGATAGCGGAACTCCGTCGCCACCAAGCGGCGGGGCAGAGGGAATCATCACACCGAGAAACAATGCTGGGCCATGGGTCTTTGACGGCAGAGCAGGCCGACAACCGGCCAACGGCACGGCTGAGATGACGAGCCTCGAttcggcggcagaggctgacACCACCACACATGAGTCTagcgacgatgctgccagCCGATAG